The following coding sequences lie in one Myxococcales bacterium genomic window:
- the mvk gene encoding mevalonate kinase, with protein sequence MGYGFGKIILLGEHAVVYGHPAIAAALDSHRAEATACRSTDSVLTIEPWGKTVTAGALGPPGDTAIREAFESLLRSYDNNTSPVFVSVNVNVPAGAGLGCSAAIGVAIVRALDELFHIDRAPADVAALSLGWEKVFHGNPSGVDSAVAAHGGLVRFAKGHSLALLHIARPLHIVIALSNVGARTKEMVAFVAKQLSRDERRVVSVFGGIGSLVNKAQGAVEQGDLETLGHCMDLNHALLSSLLLSTPELELMCAEARLAGALGAKLTGSGGGGAILALASSSSCAQSIEERLASLSRQCFTVVVHASSHRKSPC encoded by the coding sequence ATGGGTTACGGTTTTGGAAAGATCATCCTCTTGGGAGAACATGCTGTGGTTTACGGCCACCCCGCCATCGCAGCTGCTCTTGATAGCCATAGAGCCGAGGCGACCGCATGCCGCTCCACAGACTCCGTGCTTACAATCGAGCCTTGGGGCAAGACTGTCACTGCGGGTGCACTCGGTCCTCCCGGTGACACCGCAATACGAGAAGCCTTTGAGTCACTTCTGCGCAGTTATGACAACAACACCTCGCCCGTGTTCGTCAGTGTCAACGTCAACGTACCAGCGGGCGCAGGACTCGGATGCTCAGCCGCGATCGGCGTCGCCATTGTGCGGGCGCTCGATGAGCTGTTTCATATTGATCGCGCCCCAGCTGATGTGGCCGCGCTATCTCTCGGCTGGGAGAAGGTATTTCATGGCAACCCATCGGGAGTCGACAGCGCGGTAGCCGCGCATGGTGGTCTTGTACGTTTTGCAAAAGGCCATTCTTTAGCACTTCTCCATATCGCGCGGCCCCTTCACATCGTCATCGCGCTCAGCAACGTCGGAGCACGTACAAAGGAAATGGTCGCTTTTGTGGCCAAACAACTCTCGCGCGATGAAAGGCGGGTTGTATCCGTGTTTGGTGGCATCGGAAGTTTGGTGAACAAAGCCCAAGGAGCTGTTGAGCAGGGAGACCTGGAGACACTAGGCCACTGTATGGATCTCAACCATGCTTTGCTGAGTTCTTTATTGTTATCGACTCCCGAGCTGGAACTGATGTGCGCGGAAGCACGTTTGGCAGGAGCATTAGGCGCTAAACTCACCGGCTCCGGCGGAGGCGGCGCTATCTTGGCATTGGCATCATCATCATCGTGCGCTCAATCTATCGAGGAGAGACTGGCAAGCCTTTCTAGGCAGTGCTTTACTGTCGTCGTCCATGCAAGCAGCCATCGCAAAAGCCCATGCTAA
- the gshB gene encoding glutathione synthase, which produces MHLVVIMDSPEMVLVEADTSFALMLEAQRRGHRVDHCLISDVSLEGGRVHAWVHRVTLQEVAASPMVLSERQYVPLDNVDIVLVRKDPPFDPPYLWLTLLLEHLRGKSLVVNDPRGLREANEKLFACYFPNLMPETLVTSNASDIRKFVNDVGGHAVIKPIDGAAGSGVLALGLGDPNFNAIVETATRHGCRVAMVQRYLEAVREGDKRILLLEGEPLGALLRVPQGGDLRSNLHVGGLAAPAELDKHDLEIIEKIGPSLVERGLHFVGIDVIGGKLTEVNVTSPTGIQQMSRLGGINLSAKVVDWLERAA; this is translated from the coding sequence ATGCATTTAGTAGTGATTATGGACTCTCCCGAGATGGTACTCGTGGAGGCAGATACGAGCTTTGCTTTGATGCTGGAAGCGCAGCGGCGAGGCCACCGAGTCGATCATTGCTTGATCTCTGATGTCAGCTTGGAAGGGGGACGTGTCCATGCGTGGGTACACCGCGTAACGCTTCAGGAGGTCGCGGCGAGCCCCATGGTGCTTTCCGAGCGGCAATATGTGCCGCTGGATAACGTTGATATCGTGCTGGTTCGTAAGGACCCGCCGTTTGATCCGCCCTATCTTTGGTTGACACTACTTTTGGAGCATTTGAGAGGAAAGTCCCTGGTAGTGAATGACCCACGTGGATTAAGAGAGGCGAACGAAAAATTGTTTGCGTGTTACTTTCCGAATCTGATGCCAGAAACGTTGGTCACCAGCAATGCCAGCGACATCAGGAAGTTTGTCAATGACGTGGGGGGACATGCGGTGATCAAGCCCATCGATGGTGCCGCGGGCTCGGGTGTTCTGGCACTCGGCTTGGGCGACCCGAACTTCAATGCCATCGTCGAAACGGCGACCCGTCACGGCTGCCGCGTGGCTATGGTACAGCGGTATCTCGAAGCCGTCCGTGAGGGAGACAAGCGGATCTTATTGCTTGAAGGGGAGCCGTTGGGGGCGCTGCTGCGGGTGCCTCAGGGCGGGGATCTGCGTAGCAATTTGCACGTGGGGGGACTGGCCGCGCCGGCCGAGCTGGACAAGCATGATCTTGAAATTATTGAGAAAATCGGCCCGTCTCTTGTGGAGAGAGGGCTTCATTTCGTGGGCATCGATGTGATTGGCGGCAAGCTCACTGAAGTCAATGTGACCAGTCCCACCGGCATTCAGCAAATGTCGCGGCTAGGAGGGATCAATCTCAGCGCCAAGGTCGTGGATTGGCTTGAGCGAGCGGCCTAG
- a CDS encoding polyprenyl synthetase family protein produces the protein MDSTRDVGRGWTEDVLAGVGRFLQLFFSKKREQMLGLSPSSVLLLDAVADLTRRGGKRLRPMVLYAGARATCARPNESSLWLAGAALEMMQTYLLIHDDWMDQDNERRGGRSVHAHFADLTENNHLGASLAVLAGDLASAFAWEVMSECLHHDPLQPELLSQFARMHQEVVMGQHQDIGKSDDVYRMYDLKTGSYTVRGPLLLGALLGGAHREQLASLEAIAYPLGIAFQIRDDLLGTFGDRAVTGKPVGNDLRRGKFTALIAEAKNLLNAEEFKGLDALIHSSRVSEANIKHWIHVLENRGVRKRLEQKVQTLAEEAEMLLEHSPFDPTGRQFLNDIIHHLTHRYR, from the coding sequence TTGGATTCAACGCGCGATGTGGGCAGGGGATGGACTGAGGATGTCCTCGCGGGAGTTGGCCGCTTCTTGCAGCTGTTCTTTAGCAAGAAGCGCGAGCAAATGCTCGGGCTCTCGCCTAGCAGTGTGCTGCTGCTCGATGCCGTGGCCGATTTGACCCGGCGCGGTGGCAAGCGCCTCAGACCCATGGTTCTTTACGCAGGCGCGCGCGCCACATGTGCTCGGCCAAACGAATCCTCCCTTTGGCTAGCCGGTGCGGCCCTCGAAATGATGCAAACGTATTTATTGATCCACGATGATTGGATGGACCAAGACAATGAGCGCCGTGGGGGCAGGTCTGTACATGCCCATTTTGCCGATCTCACGGAGAACAACCACCTAGGAGCATCTTTAGCGGTTCTAGCCGGGGATCTGGCGAGCGCGTTTGCGTGGGAAGTGATGAGTGAGTGTTTGCACCACGACCCCTTACAACCCGAGCTATTGTCGCAGTTTGCCCGCATGCACCAGGAGGTCGTGATGGGCCAGCATCAAGACATCGGAAAGTCCGACGACGTTTATCGTATGTATGATCTCAAGACTGGAAGCTACACGGTACGGGGCCCCTTGTTGCTGGGAGCTCTTCTCGGTGGCGCTCATCGGGAGCAGTTGGCGTCGCTCGAAGCGATTGCCTATCCGCTCGGTATCGCATTCCAGATACGCGATGATTTATTGGGGACATTTGGCGATCGCGCTGTAACTGGAAAGCCGGTAGGTAACGATTTGCGCCGCGGCAAGTTCACCGCACTCATCGCCGAGGCAAAAAACTTGCTGAACGCTGAGGAATTCAAGGGGCTGGATGCTCTCATTCACAGCTCTCGTGTCTCTGAAGCAAACATTAAACATTGGATACACGTTCTCGAGAACCGCGGCGTGAGAAAGCGTCTTGAGCAAAAAGTGCAAACGTTGGCCGAGGAGGCCGAGATGCTTTTAGAGCACAGCCCATTTGATCCTACAGGTCGTCAATTTCTCAACGACATTATCCACCATCTGACGCATCGCTACCGGTAA
- the mvaD gene encoding diphosphomevalonate decarboxylase — protein MQAAIAKAHANIALAKYWGKLDGVLNLPAVPSLSLTLESLWTRTSVQFDEQLAQDSVDFNGKAASVHQTDRVSHLLDKVRSLANLSWRARVSTANNFPTASGLASSSSGFAALAAAASQAAALDLDLPRLSALARRSSASAARSIFGNFVVLPKGTRDDDSLSAEPLNIPPWDICMLIVIVDEASKALSSTDGMLRTTATSPYYKDWLIAAPQWFDEIRMGVLSRDLERVGRFMELSTFAMHACAMAAYPPVLYWKPATLQVLDVIYSLRHHQQIEAWCTMDAGAHVKVLTTRTAASRIAIELRARVPVHDVLLSIAGPSVEAQ, from the coding sequence ATGCAAGCAGCCATCGCAAAAGCCCATGCTAACATCGCGCTCGCCAAGTATTGGGGTAAGCTCGATGGTGTCCTCAACTTGCCAGCAGTGCCCAGCCTCTCCTTAACCTTGGAGTCACTATGGACGCGCACGTCGGTCCAGTTTGATGAGCAACTTGCGCAGGACAGTGTCGACTTCAATGGCAAAGCTGCTAGCGTTCATCAGACAGATCGCGTATCTCACCTCCTCGATAAAGTGCGGTCTTTGGCCAACTTATCCTGGCGTGCCCGTGTAAGCACCGCCAACAACTTTCCAACAGCCTCAGGCCTCGCCTCAAGCTCTTCTGGCTTTGCGGCGCTCGCGGCCGCGGCCTCGCAAGCGGCTGCTCTCGATTTGGATCTGCCTAGACTGAGCGCGCTTGCGCGTCGAAGCAGCGCATCAGCCGCTCGGTCCATTTTTGGAAATTTTGTTGTGTTACCCAAAGGCACGCGTGATGATGACTCCCTCAGCGCCGAGCCGCTCAATATTCCTCCGTGGGATATTTGTATGCTCATCGTTATTGTAGATGAAGCGTCGAAAGCTCTCAGTTCCACTGACGGCATGTTGCGTACCACCGCCACATCCCCTTACTACAAGGATTGGCTAATAGCAGCTCCGCAATGGTTCGATGAGATACGCATGGGCGTTCTCTCCCGCGATTTGGAGCGCGTGGGGCGATTTATGGAACTTAGCACTTTTGCGATGCACGCTTGTGCGATGGCAGCATACCCTCCAGTGCTTTATTGGAAACCCGCAACATTACAGGTCCTCGACGTCATTTACAGTCTGCGTCATCATCAACAGATAGAGGCATGGTGTACCATGGATGCTGGCGCTCACGTCAAAGTGCTCACGACCCGAACAGCGGCGAGCCGTATCGCGATAGAGCTTAGGGCAAGGGTCCCCGTCCATGATGTGCTCCTATCCATCGCGGGACCTTCGGTCGAGGCACAGTAA
- a CDS encoding hydroxymethylglutaryl-CoA reductase, degradative: MTNSRFPGFYKLSIEERRRAASEALELTEMELRAALDEGLTQDLAESMIENVLGRYALPFAVCLNTRMNGRDYVVPMVVEEPSVVAASSNAAKIVRQSGGFIADADLPTMIAQIQLYDVPDILVATQRIREHTSELLAQGDIAIPGLVSRQGGCRGLEVRDLGEGMLVVHVLVDCQDAMGANLVNSVAEALAPQVAALSEGSIGLRILSNLADHRCVRVRCHIPTDALAFDGYAGEFVRDGIINASRFAERDPYRAATHNKGIMNGVDAVVMATGNDWRAAEAGAHAFAARRGRYAPLSIWSKTEDGALAGFMELPLALGVVGGPARIHPGAQLALRLTQVQSAQELSMLAACAGMSSNLAALRALSTDGIQAGHLALHARSVARAAGARGKDVERVAAVIHAAKDVTLRAAQVAVAALKTTPEFSEARI, translated from the coding sequence ATGACCAATTCCAGGTTTCCTGGGTTCTACAAACTCTCCATAGAAGAGCGGCGAAGGGCCGCATCTGAAGCGCTGGAGCTCACGGAGATGGAATTACGTGCTGCCCTCGATGAAGGGCTCACCCAAGACTTAGCAGAAAGCATGATCGAGAACGTACTCGGCCGTTATGCTCTGCCATTTGCCGTCTGTCTTAACACGCGCATGAATGGTCGCGACTACGTCGTTCCCATGGTGGTCGAAGAGCCCTCCGTGGTCGCAGCTTCCTCTAATGCAGCCAAGATTGTCCGCCAGAGTGGTGGCTTTATCGCGGATGCGGACTTGCCCACGATGATTGCTCAAATACAGCTCTACGATGTACCGGACATATTGGTCGCCACGCAGAGAATACGTGAGCATACGTCCGAACTTTTGGCGCAAGGCGATATCGCAATTCCTGGTTTAGTCAGTCGCCAGGGAGGTTGTCGTGGGCTTGAGGTTCGCGATCTCGGTGAAGGGATGCTTGTCGTACACGTACTCGTTGATTGCCAGGATGCCATGGGTGCCAACTTGGTGAACTCTGTTGCAGAAGCGCTTGCGCCGCAGGTTGCGGCCCTGTCCGAAGGCTCAATCGGTTTACGCATATTGTCCAACCTTGCGGATCATCGCTGCGTGCGCGTGCGTTGTCACATACCCACCGACGCATTAGCCTTTGATGGCTACGCTGGAGAGTTCGTGCGTGATGGGATTATCAATGCTTCCCGTTTCGCCGAGCGTGATCCATACCGTGCCGCCACCCACAATAAGGGCATCATGAACGGTGTGGATGCGGTTGTCATGGCCACAGGGAATGACTGGCGCGCTGCAGAAGCAGGGGCGCATGCGTTTGCCGCTCGCCGTGGCCGATACGCTCCACTCAGCATCTGGTCTAAAACCGAGGATGGTGCCTTGGCAGGCTTCATGGAACTTCCGCTGGCGTTGGGTGTCGTGGGCGGCCCTGCGCGCATCCATCCGGGTGCACAACTTGCGCTTCGTCTGACGCAAGTTCAGTCCGCACAGGAGCTCAGCATGCTGGCTGCATGCGCCGGGATGTCGTCTAACTTGGCTGCATTGCGTGCGCTCTCGACCGATGGCATTCAAGCCGGGCATCTGGCTTTGCATGCGCGCAGCGTCGCTCGGGCGGCCGGAGCCCGTGGCAAGGACGTGGAACGTGTGGCCGCTGTGATTCACGCCGCGAAAGACGTGACGCTCCGCGCCGCTCAGGTCGCGGTGGCAGCGCTCAAGACCACGCCGGAGTTTTCTGAAGCACGTATCTAG